A genomic region of Antennarius striatus isolate MH-2024 chromosome 4, ASM4005453v1, whole genome shotgun sequence contains the following coding sequences:
- the LOC137594072 gene encoding monocyte chemotactic protein 1B-like, with product MAAPRLTPAVLVLMLAVIALTEGMRGAGPKKCCTRFNEREVNRNRVVGYIKTSQRCTNPAILLKTVTGRSLCVRPSAVWVKELISYLDARPAPGETSNL from the exons CTCACTCCGGCTGTGTTGGTCCTCATGCTGGCTGTCATCGCTCTGACTGAAG GTATGCGAGGTGCTGGACCAAAGAAATGCTGCACACGATTCAATGAGAGGGAGGTGAACAGAAACAGGGTGGTGGGCTACATCAAGACTAGCCAGCGGTGCACCAACCCCGCCATCCT actgaAGACAGTGACAGGTCGCTCCTTGTGTGTGAGACCTTCAGCCGTCTGGGTGAAGGAACTTATCAGCTACCTGGATGCCAGACCTGCCCCAGGAGAGACATCCAAcctgtaa